A stretch of DNA from Lotus japonicus ecotype B-129 chromosome 4, LjGifu_v1.2:
AGAGCAATTGTAGATCATCAAAAGAACAATTATGGAAGCCATGAAAAGCTCAATGAAAAGAACTTGCTACATGAGAAGCAGAAACAATCTACCTTCTTATTAAATCGTTTTTTGTCAGCTTACCTCAAAGAGATGTTATTTACAAGTAAAAGACAATTTTATAAGTATCATAATATAGAAGCTGTGGACAAGACTACACACCTCCAAATGATTGAGCTTGATGTACTCCCAAACAAGTCTTGTGGCTTCAGATTGTAGCATTTCCCTTTCCCCAGTGCCCAAAAATTTGGCAAGTGCTTCTGATATTGTCACAGTAGACGAAGCAGGTTCAGCCATTTCAAGTGCATACTCAGCTTCCACCTTCGTTCCTTTAGCTTGTTGTGCAGGTTCAGCCATTTCAAGAGCACATTCAGCTTCCACCTTCGTTCGTTTAGCTTGTGGCGCAGGTTCAGCCATTTCAAGTGCAGATTCAGCTTCCACCATTCGTTTAGCTTGTGAAGCAGGTCCAGCCATTTCAAGTGCAGATTCAGCCTCCACCTTCATTTGTTTAGCTTGTGGCGCCTCTGTGGTGACAACAGTGGTCGATTATTAAGTAAATAATTaatcaaataaatcaaaaaaaCCTATGCTAATAAATAAAGTAACACAGTCTCCTTTATTATTTGACCTCAGAACCAATTCTGATagagtaaaatcaattttagatgACAATATAAATGTCTGGGAGTAATTTTCAATAATTAATAGCAGAGCCAAAATCAAATCTGCTAAAAGCTAGAGAAAGTGACTTCAGCATTGAACTTAATCAATTCTGTGAATTTTAAAACTAGATTTCTCAACATTACTCaacaaaaatcacttttcatAAATGTTGCCAAACATAAAATCAGTTGCTTTCAGCTCACTTTTACCATAATCAATTTCGTCAAAATCAATATTATCCTAAATCAACTGTGACAACATTGATCCAAACACAGACTTACTTGTAGGCCCAAGTGGGATAATGTGTTTAGCTAGTAACTTATTCATCTTGAACATGTCAGTGCAGTCTGTCTCAAACACCACACGCAGAGCATCATCACAGATTATCTTTCTTTTGTTACCAGGATCTTGGAGGTTGTTTTTCCTTATGTATGCCCAAAGCTGTCTCACAATCTGAATTgacattttcaaaattatcaGTTCATTCCagataaaacgaaaattcatacTTCAACAATGATAGCAAGGCAGATAACCTAGTTGAatgaggagaaaaaaaaaaactacctcaGTTCTTGGCAGCTCGGACTCGCCAACAATTGGCTGAAGTTCAGGAGAAACACCACACACTTTGTTTAAACCACCTGCACCGCCTCTTCTTTTGCCTCCAGTAGCAACACTGGTAAATCATTTAAAGAGTACAAACACAACATTTCATAAGTTAATTCCATAACATAGACAACACCATTCTCATTAGAGACAAATTACATAAAATCTCTCATACTCAAAGCTTAATTAGAACAGGACACCATGGCACAGAAATTGAATCATATTTTAGGTGTGACTACTAGGCAAATTAAAACAACACATTTTAAAATTGTGAAAAATGACAAATAACACTAGACAAAAATTCTCAACCAAAACATTCCTAGTCAATAAATaagtattattaataactaGTATCCGACAATAGCAGTagaacttcaaaaaaaaaa
This window harbors:
- the LOC130715613 gene encoding uncharacterized protein LOC130715613; translation: MVSDQDIAKGVEFLLRHSDPNSITTVNGVVQQLEAQLGFDLSHKAGFIRDQIDLLLRSQPPPFLPPPPHKDHFPLNQQQQQQPYFPTTQSHHHFPPHFALHSHHEINFQQQHHHPPPPPASKGHVDAPKQSVATGGKRRGGAGGLNKVCGVSPELQPIVGESELPRTEIVRQLWAYIRKNNLQDPGNKRKIICDDALRVVFETDCTDMFKMNKLLAKHIIPLGPTKAPQAKQMKVEAESALEMAGPASQAKRMVEAESALEMAEPAPQAKRTKVEAECALEMAEPAQQAKGTKVEAEYALEMAEPASSTVTISEALAKFLGTGEREMLQSEATRLVWEYIKLNHLEDPLNAMVIVCDAKLQELLGCESISVLGIPEMLARHHLFKV